In Flavobacterium sp. GSB-24, the genomic window ACATTAAAAGAAAAATGTTTGGCCTGATATCCTCTTATTTTAGATAATTTCTCTTTTGCATATAAATCTCGAATATCATCATAAGCTTTAATATACGTTACAGGATTTGAACGTGAACTTCTCCCAATCGGATTCTGGTCTACATATTCGATATGTTTGATTTGAGAAAACGAACCTGTAAGCTCAGTAAATTGACCAGCTTTTTCAGAAGCGCTTTCTAGTTTTTTCTGCATTGCCGGAAACAAAATCTTTTTGATCAAAGTACTTTTTCCACTTCCAGAAACTCCTGTAACAACAGTTAATACATCTAAAGGAAAAGTAACATTGATGTTTTTTAAATTGTTTTCGCGCGCTCCAACAATGTCAATATGATTTTTAAACTTCCTTCTTTTCTTAGGGACAGAAATTTCTAAATCTCCGTTGAGATATTTAGCGGTTAACGATTCAGATTTTAAAATTTCATCATAAGTTCCCTGTGCCACAAGATTTCCTCCAAAAGTTCCAGCTTCGGGACCAATATCAATAATCATATCAGCCGCTTTCATAATGTCTTCATCGTGCTCCACTACAATCACGGTGTTTCCTAAATCGCGAAGAGAAAGTAAAACTTTTATAAGACGTTCAGAATCTTTAGGATGAAGACCAATACTTGGTTCATCTAAAATATACATAGATCCAACTAAGCTGCTTCCTAGTGAAGTTGCAAGATTAATTCGCTGCGATTCACCACCAGAAAGTGTTGCTGAATTTCGGTTTAAAGTAAGATAATCTAATCCGACTTCGGTTAAGAATGACAAACGATTATTAATTTCAACCATTAAACGTTTTGCAATCTGCTGTTCGTAAACATTTAATTCGATGTTTTTAAAGAAAGTAACCAAATGTTTTATTGGCAAATCAACTAAATCAGAAACTGTTTTTCCGTTAATTTTTACGTAAGATGCTTCTTCGCGCAAGCGTTTTCCTTTACAAACATGGCATTTTGTTTTGCCACGGTAACGCGATAACATTACACGGTTTTGAATTTTATAATTCTTCTCTTCTAATTCTCTGAAGAAATCATTAAGCCCTTGAAAATATTGATTTCCTGTCCAGATTAAATCTTTCTGTTCTTCGGTAAGTTGAAAATAAGGTTTGTGAATAGGGAAGTCAAACTTATATGCATGTTTAACCAATTCGTCTTTATACCAGCTCATGCTATCGCCTCGCCAGGGATAAATGGCGCTTTCAAAAACTGATAAGGAAGTATTTGGAACAACCAAATCGGCATCAATACCAATAATATTTCCGTAACCTTCACAAACGGGACAAGCTCCATAAGGATTGTTAAAGCTGAATAAGTGAACATTTGGCTCTAAGAAATTGATTCCGTCAAGTTCAAATTTATTCGAATAAGAAAATCTTTTATCAGAATTGAGTTCTTGTAAATAACAAATGCCTTTACCTTCAAAAAAAGCCGTTTGCACGGCATCCGAAAGTCGATTATAAAATTCCTCTTCTTCTTTTACAATAATACGATCAATAACCAGCAGTATATCTTTGTTATCAAATTTATGAAGATCGGAAGGAGTAAATTCATCCAGACGAACCATTTCATTATCAACAAGAATACGAGCAAAACCTTGCTGCAGTAATACTTTTAATTTGTCTTCAAGCTGTCTTCCTTCTTCTAGATGAATAGGAGAGAGCAAAAGCCATTTACTGTCAATTGGCAGAGTTTTTACATCAGAGATAACATCAGTTACAGTATTTTTTTTGACTTCTTGTCCAGAAATAGGAGAGTATGTACGTCCAATTCTGGCAAACAAAAGTTTGATATAATCGTAAATTTCTGTTGATGTTCCAACAGTCGAACGTGCGTTGGTTGTATTTACTTTTTGTTCAATAGCAATTGCAGGGGCAATTCCTTTAATATATTCAACTTTAGGTTTGTCTAAACGTCCTAAAAACTGTCGTGCATACGAAGATAAACTTTCGACATAACGTCTTTGTCCTTCGGCATATAAAGTATCAAAAGCTAAACTAGATTTTCCTGATCCAGAAAGACCTGTAATCACAACAAGTTTGTTTCTCGGAATAACCACATCTACATTTTTTAGATTATGTACTTGTGCTCCTTTTATTATAATATTTGATTTTGGGTCTATTTTAGAAAGATCAATTTGCATAAAAAAGTCAATTTTTACAAAAGTAATCAATTTTGAATTGGATTTTGTTAAGGACATAGTTCCAAATTTTAACTATTTTACCATAATGTCAAAGCATTGCAAAACTCCTTTAAATAAAGGTGATTGGAGAAAATTGAGAATTATTTTTAACAATTAATTGAATTAAAACCGCTAAATAGAAAAAATATTTATATATTGGGATCAATTAATCAAGAAAAAAATTGTAATTTAAATCTGGTTTTAAGTTAAAATATAATCTTATTTAATTTATTGTAAGGTATTTACGTCTGTTTGCAAAAGCAATTCATTTGTTTTTAATTTTGTAGATTTTTAGCCTTTTCAATGTAAATTTTAAGTTTATTTTACTTTAATAAATGTTTTACTAATAATTATTGGCAATTTAATTTGCTTTTTAAAATAATTATTTGTTAAATTTGGCCAAAATATTAACACAACTCAAAAAAGATTCGCCTATATAATAAAACTACTTTTTAGAAAAAATTACTCCAAATTTTAAAACAGAAACTAAAAAAGTAGTATTATGGCTGATCTGCATATTCCAGACGCTCTATTAGTTAAAAATTATGTTGACGGCAGTGAAGCTGCACTGGCAACATTAATAAAAAGGCATGAATCTAAGATATATGGTTTTATATATTCTAAGATCGCTGATAGAGATATTTCAAATGATATTTTTCAAGATACATTTATTAAAGTTATTAAAACTTTAAAAAGCAATTCTTATAACGAAGAGGGTAAATTCCTTCCTTGGGTAATGCGTATTTCACATAACTTGATTGTGGATCATTTTCGCAAAACCAAAAAAATGCCAATGTATAGAGAAACAGAAGAGTTCTCTATTTTTTCGATAATGTCAGATGATGCTTTGACTATTGAAGGCAAAATGATTGTGGACCAAGTTGAGATTGATTTAAAAAAACTTATTGAAGAACTTCCAGAAGATCAAAAAGAGGTGTTGGTAATGCGTATGTATCAAGATATGAGCTTTAAAGAAATCTCTGAGATTACAGGCGTAAGTATCAATACTGCATTAGGAAGAATGCGTTATGCTCTAATGAATTTGAGAAAAATAATTGATAAACATCAAATTATTTTAACCAACTAATACTATTTTGGAAATTAGCTCGTTATACTAGTATAAAACATTTTTACAGTATGGCGAAAATTTACTCAAAAAAAGCATTAGCTTCAAAAAATCTTAAACCTAAAAAAGAAGTCGTTTCTTTCTTATTGAATTATTCTCAAGCCTTGACTGTGGTTAAGATTGAAGAAAAAACTTTTGAGATTATAGCTAATTAAACACCCCGCTGCTCCTGTCGGATGTTTATTAAAATAAAACCAAATGGTCGTTTTGGTTGAAAAGCTCACTATTCGTATGTAGATACAAATAGTGAGTTTTTTTATGTGAAATAATGAAGTAATTTGTTTGCTTACAGATTGCATTATACAAGTGTAAATTTTTTATAAGTATTTTATATCACTTTTTAACAGTTTTGTTAAAATTTAATATTTTGACCCGATTTTATATGTTTATTTAATTTTTAATTTTATTTTAGTTAAAAACTAATTTTATATTCATTAAAAATGAATTTTTGAAGTATTTTTCGTATTGAAACATTTGCTTCAATTTATAATTTAAAATATCAATTAATTAAAAATTAAATACTTAACCCAAAACCAGATTAAATATGAAGAAAAACTACCCTGCTTTATTTTGTTAAGTTTATTGTCTTTTGATTTTTAAGCAGAGAATATTTGAGCCAGAAAATATTTTTTGCCAGAATAGTTCAGATAATTTTTAAACCAATTTAATTATCTGCTAAAACTATCTATCAATAATAAACATGAAAATCATTTAATCAACCAAAACTTAACCGCAAAATGAAAGAGAAATTTAGAGTGCTGTCATGCCTTCTTATGATAAGCATTGGCGTATTTGCCCAAAAAGAACGAATTAAAGAAGCGCAATCTTTGTATGATAAAGGAAAAAGCGAGGAATCTTTAGCTATTTTAAACAAAACAGAATATCTTATTTTAAATGCTCCAGATGAAGATAAGTCTGATTTTTACTTCTTAAAAGGAAATGTCTTAAAAGATTTAGCTATAAAAAATATTGATGCAGCCAATAATTTTACAATGGCAGCACAAGCTTATCAAGATGTATTTTTATATGAGAACGAATCAGGTAAATTTAAATCTACTGTTAAAGCTAATATGGCATTAAAAGATATGAAAGCCAGTCTTGTAAATGGCGCAATGGAAGATTTTAAAGCTGGTAAATTTAAAGAAAGTGCTGAGAAAAGTTATAAGGTATACTTATTTGATAAAAAAGATACCCTGAATTTAGTAAATGCAGCAGCCTCTTCTATAAATGCTAAAGATTACAACTCTGCAATCACTTATTACGAATTACTGAAAAAGATTAATTTTTCTGGAAAAGGAGTTTTATATTACGCGACAAACAAGAAGACAAAAGAAGAAGATGTTTTTATTTCGCCAAAAGCAAGAGAATCAGCTATTCAGCAAGGACTTTATGAAAAACCAAGAACAGAATCAGTTCCTTCTAAAAAAATAGAAGTTAATAATAACTTAGCATATGCTTATCTTGAAAACAAAGATTACCCAAAAGCAGAGGCGGTTTATAACTATGTTTTAGAGTTAAATCCGAATTATGTTGATGCGTATATAAATTTGGCTTACTTAAAATTGCAGATGAAAAAAGATTTAGCTGAAGAAATTTCATCCCTAGGAACTTCTCCTGCAGAAATGCAGAAATACGATAAGCTAAATGCTAGAAAAGATGATATTACAAGAAGTGCAATCCCTTATCTGAAAAAGGTTCTGACTTTAGAACCTAAGAATCCAGATGCCACAAAGACATTACTAGGTGTTTATCGATCTCTTGATATGACAGCAGAATATAATGCCTTAAAAGCGGGAATGTAGTTTTTTAAGGTATAAAGTTACAAAGAAGCAAAGGCACAAAGTTTTATTTTGTGTCTTGTTTTTTGGAAGGTTTTGGATTTTCCATTTCTTCAATGATAGATTTCTTTCCGATTGTTTTTGTGATGATATCTTTTTCTAAACTCCATCCTCTAGCAGGCGAATATTCACGTCCGTACCAAATAATCTGCAGATGCAAGTCGTTCCATAATTCTCTTGGGAATAGTCTTTTAGCATCTTTTTCCGTTTGAGCCACATTTTTTCCGTTCGATAAGTTCCATCTGTACATTAATCGATGAATATGGGTGTCTACAGGAAAAGCAGGAACTCCAAAAGCCTGAGACATAACAACACTTGCTGTTTTGTGGCCGACTGCTGGTAAAGCTTCAAGTGCTTCAAAACTTTGTGGAACCTCTCCGTTATATTTCTCAATTAAAATTTCTGATAATCCGTGAATTCCTTTTGACTTCATTGGAGACAAACCACACGGACGAATAATTTCCTTGATTTCCTCCACAGACATTTTAACCATGTCATACGGATTATCAGCTTTTGCGAATAATATGGGAGTAATTTGATTTACACGCACATCGGTACATTGAGCAGAAAGCAAAACAGCGATTAAAAGTGTATAAGCATCTTTATGATCTAGCGGGACAGGTATAGTAGGGTAGAGTTCTTTTAACGTATTTATAACAAATTGTACGCGAGCTTCTTTATTCATTTCCGTAATTTTAATCCCGTAAAAATAATGAATTCTAAGTTATGAGTTAGATTTGCGGGTTATAAGTTATCTTTGATTTTTAATCTAAATTCTAAAAGTAACAATCTAAAATAAGAAATATGACAACATTAAAAGCAGGAGATAAAGCGCCAAGTTTTTCGGGAGTAGATCAAGATGGAAAAGCGCATAAACTGGCAGATTATGCTGGAAAAAAATTAGTGGTTTTCTTTTATCCAAAAGCAAGTACGCCAGGATGTACAGCTGAAGCATGTGATTTGAGAGATAATTTTGAGCGTTTTAAAGCTAATAATTATGAACTTTTAGGTGTTAGTGCCGATAGTCAGAAAGCACAGTCTAAATTTAAAGATAAATACGAATTTCCTTTCCCTTTAATTGCAGACGAAGATAAATCGGTTATCAATGCATTTGGAGTTTGGGGACCAAAAAAATTCATGGGAAAAGAATACGACGGAATCCACAGAACAACTTTCGTAATTGACGAAAAAGGAATTATTGAAGAAGTAATAGAAAATGTAAAAACAAAAGAGCACGCCTCTCAGATTTTGAAGTAATTTTTTGTTTCAAGTTTCATGTTAATCTTGGCGTTTTAATTTTTAACGCAAAGCACGCTAAGTTTTTTATTTTATCTGTGGCGTTTATAAACACAAAGTCCGCAAAGCTAATTCAACACAAAGCTTTGCGGACTTTGCGTTTTTCTAAAACCCAGCTTATTGAAAAAATCTTAATGTGCTCTGTGGTAAATTTTATTTCAAGTTTTTCATAAGGCAAAGCCTAATCAACACAAAGCTTTGCGGACTTTGTGTTTTTCTAAAACCTAGCTTATCAAAGAATCTTAGTGTGCTCTGTAGTAAAATTTTATTTCAAGTTTTATCTGGCAAAGTTCAATCAACACAAAGCTTTGCGAACTTTGTGTTTTTCTAAAACCTAGCTTATCAAAAAAATCTTAGTGTGCTCTGTGGTAAATTTTTTATTTCAAGTTTTTCATCTGGCAAAGCTAAATCAGCACAAAGCTTTACGAACTTTGTGTTTTTCTAAAACCTAGCTTATCAAAGAATCTTAGTGTGCTCTGTGGTAAATTTTTTATTTCAAGTTTTTCATCTGGCAAAGCTCAATCAACACAAAGCTTTGCGGACTTTGTGTTTTTCTAAAACCTAGCTTATCAAAGAATCTTAGTGTGCTCTGTAGTAAAATTTTATTTCAAGTTTTATCTGGCAAAGTTCAATCAACACAAAGCTTTGCGAACTTTGTGTTTTTCTAAAACCTAGCTTATCAAAAAAATCTTAGTGTGCTCTGTGGTAAATTTTTTATTTCAAGTTTTTCATCTGGCAAAGTTCAATCAACACAAAGCTTTGCGAACTTTGTGTTTTTCTAAAACCTAGCTTATCAAAGAATCTTAGTGTGCTCTGTGGTAAATTTTTTATTTCAAGTTTTTCATCTGGCAAAGCTCAATCAACACAAAGCTTTGCGAACTTTATGTTTTTCTAAAACCTAGCTTATCAAAAAACTTAGCGTGCTTTGCGTTAAAAAATTAAACCGCAAGATCAATATGAAACTTAAAAAAAGTTTTTCACCCTGAGCGAAGTCGAAGGGCACGCGTTAAAAACAAAAAAAGTCCCAAAAAGAAATTACCTTTTGGGACTTTTTATTAAGCATTTTGTTCAAGCTCTTTTTGCGGATGATATCCAAAAAGATGATGCTCCTTTATAATTTCGGCAACACCAGAAGGAAGCATTGGTTCCCAGCCGGTTTTTCCTTGTCCGATCATTTTTAGTACTTCACGAGAGAATACATTCAATATATTTGGGTTATAATCCTTAATGTCGACAACTTTACCGTTGAATTTAAAGAATTTGTACAGTTCTTTCATTCTAGGATGAACTTTTAGGTTATCAGAAGTTATAATTTCACCATTATCGCCGAGCATTGGGTATAAGAATACTTTCATATCACGATAGAATAATTTTCCGAAAGCTTCCAAAATTCCACCACTTAAATGACGATAGTATTTCTCATCAAAAATATCAACAAGGTTGTTTACACCCATTGCCAATCCCATACGGGCTTTGGTATAATTAGAAAAATACTCAACCACTTTATAATATTCCTGAAAATTAGAAATCATAACAGTTTGGCCAAGTGAACAAAGTAATTCGGCTCTGTCCATAAAATCCCTTTCATCAATCTCACCGTCTGAACGTAAGTTTGAAAGTGTAATTTCAAAAATAACAAGTGTATTATTTTTCTCAACTTTACTTTCTTCGAGAAACATTTTTAATGATTTCTCATACATGTCCAGATTTACGTTTGTAACCGGACGGAAACTTCCTCTAAAGGCAAGAAGATTTTTTTTGTATAAAACAGCTGCTGGTAAAACATTCTTTCCGTCTGGATTGAACATTACGGCATCTGTCATTCCGTTTTTAACCAATTGCAAACTCATCAAACGATTATCAACATCGGCGAAACGAGGTCCAGAAAAGTTGATAGTATCGATTTCTAATTGGTCTTTATCTAAGTGATCGTATAAGTAACGAAGTAATCGTTTTGGATCGTTGTATTTGTAAAAAGCACCGTAAATTAAGTTTACACCTAAAATTCCTAGTGTTTCTTGTTGCAGTCTAGCGTCAGTCTCT contains:
- the uvrA gene encoding excinuclease ABC subunit UvrA; translation: MQIDLSKIDPKSNIIIKGAQVHNLKNVDVVIPRNKLVVITGLSGSGKSSLAFDTLYAEGQRRYVESLSSYARQFLGRLDKPKVEYIKGIAPAIAIEQKVNTTNARSTVGTSTEIYDYIKLLFARIGRTYSPISGQEVKKNTVTDVISDVKTLPIDSKWLLLSPIHLEEGRQLEDKLKVLLQQGFARILVDNEMVRLDEFTPSDLHKFDNKDILLVIDRIIVKEEEEFYNRLSDAVQTAFFEGKGICYLQELNSDKRFSYSNKFELDGINFLEPNVHLFSFNNPYGACPVCEGYGNIIGIDADLVVPNTSLSVFESAIYPWRGDSMSWYKDELVKHAYKFDFPIHKPYFQLTEEQKDLIWTGNQYFQGLNDFFRELEEKNYKIQNRVMLSRYRGKTKCHVCKGKRLREEASYVKINGKTVSDLVDLPIKHLVTFFKNIELNVYEQQIAKRLMVEINNRLSFLTEVGLDYLTLNRNSATLSGGESQRINLATSLGSSLVGSMYILDEPSIGLHPKDSERLIKVLLSLRDLGNTVIVVEHDEDIMKAADMIIDIGPEAGTFGGNLVAQGTYDEILKSESLTAKYLNGDLEISVPKKRRKFKNHIDIVGARENNLKNINVTFPLDVLTVVTGVSGSGKSTLIKKILFPAMQKKLESASEKAGQFTELTGSFSQIKHIEYVDQNPIGRSSRSNPVTYIKAYDDIRDLYAKEKLSKIRGYQAKHFSFNVDGGRCETCKGEGSINVEMVFMADVSLPCETCGGKRFKKEILEVTFDNQNINDILTMTIDDAIAFFEKNKQSKITQKLQPLQDVGLGYVQLGQSSSTLSGGEAQRIKLASFLVKGATKDKALFVFDEPTTGLHFHDIKKLLASFDALIDKGHSIIVIEHNLDLIKCADWILDLGPEGGENGGYLLASGTPEDIVKVKESVTGVYLKDKL
- a CDS encoding sigma-70 family RNA polymerase sigma factor translates to MADLHIPDALLVKNYVDGSEAALATLIKRHESKIYGFIYSKIADRDISNDIFQDTFIKVIKTLKSNSYNEEGKFLPWVMRISHNLIVDHFRKTKKMPMYRETEEFSIFSIMSDDALTIEGKMIVDQVEIDLKKLIEELPEDQKEVLVMRMYQDMSFKEISEITGVSINTALGRMRYALMNLRKIIDKHQIILTN
- a CDS encoding tetratricopeptide repeat protein produces the protein MKEKFRVLSCLLMISIGVFAQKERIKEAQSLYDKGKSEESLAILNKTEYLILNAPDEDKSDFYFLKGNVLKDLAIKNIDAANNFTMAAQAYQDVFLYENESGKFKSTVKANMALKDMKASLVNGAMEDFKAGKFKESAEKSYKVYLFDKKDTLNLVNAAASSINAKDYNSAITYYELLKKINFSGKGVLYYATNKKTKEEDVFISPKARESAIQQGLYEKPRTESVPSKKIEVNNNLAYAYLENKDYPKAEAVYNYVLELNPNYVDAYINLAYLKLQMKKDLAEEISSLGTSPAEMQKYDKLNARKDDITRSAIPYLKKVLTLEPKNPDATKTLLGVYRSLDMTAEYNALKAGM
- the nth gene encoding endonuclease III; the encoded protein is MNKEARVQFVINTLKELYPTIPVPLDHKDAYTLLIAVLLSAQCTDVRVNQITPILFAKADNPYDMVKMSVEEIKEIIRPCGLSPMKSKGIHGLSEILIEKYNGEVPQSFEALEALPAVGHKTASVVMSQAFGVPAFPVDTHIHRLMYRWNLSNGKNVAQTEKDAKRLFPRELWNDLHLQIIWYGREYSPARGWSLEKDIITKTIGKKSIIEEMENPKPSKKQDTK
- the bcp gene encoding thioredoxin-dependent thiol peroxidase, translating into MTTLKAGDKAPSFSGVDQDGKAHKLADYAGKKLVVFFYPKASTPGCTAEACDLRDNFERFKANNYELLGVSADSQKAQSKFKDKYEFPFPLIADEDKSVINAFGVWGPKKFMGKEYDGIHRTTFVIDEKGIIEEVIENVKTKEHASQILK